ATGACATACGTAATTATTTTACCATATTTATTTTTTATATTAAAGTTTGTGGTTTCATTGATTAAATGATTCAATCTTGTTTTACTAAAACATCTATGTCCTAGTGTTATAAGTTCAGTATCAATATTAATAGAAAAAAATGCCCGTGGGCATTTCTTTTGTTTATTATTCACCGTCTCACATGAATGTTTTAGCGACTTCAACTGCTTTAGGATAATCTAGACTGTGACCACCATAAACGATTGTATTTCATGAACCATGTGTAGCATTTCCTGGGATGAAAATGTATGATTCTGAGTGATCTTCTTGTGTTCATGAAGGTGTTTCTGATGTTTTGTTAAATTTAACACCTTTTACATTTGTGTCCATGTTGAAGAATAATTTACCAAATTCATCTTGTTTTTCAATTGACTTTGTTAAATCTTCTAATTTGATTTTGTATGGACTTTTTGATTTTGTAAAGTCATCATTGAAATCTGAGATATCATCTCCAACTCTCATAACAACTTTGAATTGAATTTGTTTTCCATTAATATTGATTTTATTTTCGTTAATAAAGTTCATTCTTGTTTCTTTAGAATTTCTTTCTCTAGTTGGTGCTAAATATGGTTTTTCAGCAGATAAATCTACACCTCTCATTCATCATGAGAAATCGTTAATATATTTATCTTCTAAACCGATATTTTTAAGGTTTTGAATAGTACCTTCTAATTGCGTTAATTGTGTTCTGTTTGAGTTGAACATTACAACCCCACCTTTATTAAACACGTGTCTAATAAAGTCTAAAGCACCTTGTACTTCAGTTGAGATAGCTTTTGCTGTATATTTTTCAAATATTTTTTGACTATGTGTTTTTTGATTTACAAAAAGGTAGTTTTGGTATTTGAAATTATTAAGAACTGTTTCATCAATATCCATAAATGCAACAGGGATAAATTCGTCACCTTCTGTTTGATCAATTGTTACATTATTGTCATTTACATGCACTTTGTTTGTAACTGCATTAGGTTGTGTAATCATTTTATCGAAAGATATTTTTGCTAATTCATATGCTTGTCTTGTTGCGATGTGTTTATCTGCACTTAAAGAGTTTCAAATATTTGATGATGCAGTTGAGCCATATTTTGATGCTGGAGCACTTTCTGCTGCTCTCTTTTTGATACTTTCAATTGCAATATCTTTTTTGCTACTTTCTTTTTCTAATTCAGTAATTTTATCTTGTAACTCTTTTATTTTTGCTTTATCATCGTCAGATGTTTTTGAGACTTGACATGAAACTGCTGCTGTTAAAGCGAATAATGAGCTACCTGCTAATGCTGCAGGTAATAAGAATTTGTTGATTTTTTTCATTTCTCTCCTTAAATATTCTTGTATTAAATATTATAAAAGAAAGTTTTACGTTGTTGTTATTGTTTCCACATTTTCCACAAAAAACCACTCACAATATGCAAGTGGTTATATTTTTAAATAGAACTTTTATTAGTTTAGTAAAAATTATTGTGCTGGTGTTGCATCAGTAGCAGGTTTTGGAGCTGGACCTTCTCACATTCAAGTTTTCATTTTTTCAATTGCTCCATCGTATGATACGTAAGCATCAAGAACGTTTTTAACTCATGTTCCATAACTTTCGTTTCCTGCAATTAAAATGTATGATTCTGCGTGATCTTCAGCTTCTCATGTTTTGCTTGTTGGGTTGTAGTAAACACCCATTAATGCCGGGTCTAAGTTTCCAAATAATTTACCATAGTTGTTTGAATCTTTGTTTAATTCAGCAATAATATCTTCTGCAGAAATTGCTTTCTTTCTACCTTCTGGTTTGCTTTTTGAGAAGTTGTCATTGAAGTCAGAAATATCGTCTCCAATTCTCATTACAACTTTGAATTGAATTGGTGTGCTATTATTGTTAATATCAATTTTTGTTGTATTAACTCTTTTCATTCTTTCTTCTTTAGAAGATTTTCCATTTGTTGTGTCTCATGGTTTTTCAGCAGATGCATCTACACCTTTCATTCATCATACTCATGATGGCATGTATTTTTCATCATAACCGAATTTTTTAAGATTTTCAATTGTACCTTGTTTTTCAGTAGCTTGTTGACGGTTTGAGTTGAACATTACAACCCCACCTTTCGATCATACGTATTTCATAAAGTCTACTGCGCCGGCAATGATTTTTGATGAAGCAGATTCAACAAATTCTGTTCATTCTTTTGGATCAAATCCTACATTTTTAACAACATTGTAGTTTTGGAAGTTGAAGTTGTTTAATACTGTATCATCAATATCCATGAATACAACAGGAATGAATTTTCCTTCTGTTGGAGCTGTAACAGTAATTGTATCTCCAACTTGTACTTTATCTAATTCAGCATTAGTTTGTGTAATCATTTTGTCAAATGCATCTTTAGCGAATCTGTATGTTTGTAATCCCATAACAGTTTTTTCACTTGAGAATGAGTTCCATAAATCAGAAGTGATTTCTGTTGCGAATCCTCTTTCTGTTGTTAATCTTGCTTTATCAGCTTCAAGTGTAGCTTTTTCAGAAGTTAATGTAGCAACTTGGCCTTCAAGAGTTGTTTTTTCACCACTAAGTGTTGCGATTTTTCCTTCAAGTTCAGCGATTTTTGCGTCTTTTGCACCATCTGTTATTGGAGTAGTTGGTTCAACTTTTTCAGTTTTAGTTGTTTCAGTGTTTCCACAAGCAACCATTGATAATGGCATAATAACTGAAGTTGCACCTGCAACTGGTAAAATGTATTTAATAATTTTTTTCATTTATAGTTCTTCCCTTTAATTTTTGATGTTTGTGGTAACTTTTCCACACCTTTATATTATTCTTATTTTTGAGATTATTTAATATTTTCACAATATTTATGAAAAAAATTCCACAATTGAAACAAAAGAGTATTTTTTGAACTTTTTTATAGGGTAAAAGTTAGGAAAAAACACCTGAATGTTAGGTGTTTGCTATTATAATAATTCAATTCCTTTTTCAAGCATCTCTTCACGGTACTCTTCAGGCCAGTGACTTGCTTGAACTTCGCCAATATGTGCTTTTTCAAGTAGAAACATACTTACGCGACTTTGACCAATTCCCCCACCAATTGTGAGTGGTAATTTGTTTGTAATAATGTTCTTATGATATGGTGATAACTCAATTACTTGATCTTTGGTTAAACCGCTTTGTGAAACAATTGAATTTTGATCAACTCTGATTCCCATTGAAGATAATTCAATTGCATCATCTAAAACTTTTGAGTAAACAATTAAATCACCATTAAGGTTTCAATCATCATAATCAAATGCACGTTGTGAGTGAATTAAACCAGAATCTAATTTATGACCAATTTGGTAAATGAACACTGCACCGTGTTCTTTTGCAATGAGTCTTTCTCTTTCTGAAATTGTTTTATTTGGATATAAGTTTTCTAATTCTTGTGCACTAATAAAGAAAATATCTTCTGGTAATTCATCTTCAAGTTGATAATATGTTTCTTTTAAGATTCTTTTTGTATCTTTCAGAACTTGATAAATTTTTCTAACAGTTTTCTTAAGGTAATCTAAGTTTCTATCTTTTGCTAAAATTACTTGTTCTCAATCTCATTGATCAACATAATATGAGTGAAGTGCATCTAAATTTTCCATTTTACGAATGGCATTCATATCTGTATATAAGCCTTCATAAGGAAGAAAGTTATATTTTTTAAGTGCATCACGTTTTCATTTAGCTAATGAATGAACTACTTCTAATCTTTCTTGATTTTGGTGATCTAAGAATCAAACCGGTTCTTCACCACATAAACCGTCATTTAAACCTGTTTTTTGCGCCACAAATAATGGAGCAGTTGCACGAGTTAAATTAAGGTGTTTTTTAAGTTCTTCTTGGAAAATTAATTTTAAATCTTGAATAGCACTTTGTGTTTGTCTAATGTTTAATTTCGAATGGTACATAATATTCTCTCTTATATTTCTATATCGTTAAATATGTCTTCGATATCTTCATCATCAATTACACCTTCATCTTCGATATAGTAATTATTTTGTGTTTCTTTTAGTGTAACTATATAAGCCCCACCATTGTTGAAGATACTATAATTATAATTATTTTTTTCTAGTAATGATTCAAGTGCGGCTTTTAAGGCACCCGTTCCATTTCCTGTAATAAAGGTAATTGAAGATATTTTATGATTATCTAATTCATATAATTGATTAACTACTTCAATCATTGCTTCTTCGGTTCTTAGACCGTGTAAATCTACTGTTCTCATCTTTGAATTTTAACTCCTGATGATTTCATAATTTCTAATGCACTTAAATGTGCTTTTTTAGCTGGATGTTCTTTAGTATCAAATGTTGCAACGGCATCATCTAATACAATAACTTGTTTATCTGAATTAATTTTATTTAAGAATGTTTTTAATGTTATTGCAAGGTTTAAAATGCATATATCAGTGCAACAACCTACAATAATAAATTCATTGTATTGTTCTCATAGAGATGAAGGTAAATCTCAAAAGGCATTTGTTGTGTTTTTATAGTAAATTTTATGTGCGAATTGTTTAAGTTCATCTACAATTTCAGATTCATCTGTTCCTGCTAGACAATGTTCTGGATAATATTTCATTTCTAAATCATTTTCTGAATGATGATCTGAAACGAATATTGTATCATCGTGATTTTCAATAACGTTTTTAATTGTTGGAATAATTTCACCAATATTTTTAGATGCTAATGGACCGTGTTTTATAAATCCATTTAACATGTCTACTACTATAACTAAGGGTTTATTATTCATTAACTTCCCTTTGACAATTTGGACAATAACTTGTACCACGACCATTTGGTGCATTGTCTAATCTCACTTTAACAATTTCTGCACGTTTACATGTACGACATGTTTTACCTTGACGATTATATACATTTAAGTAATGTTGATATGAACCCACAACACCGTTCACTGAAGTGTAAGTTTGAACGCTACTTCCACCTAGTTCGATGCTCTTGTCCATTATTTTTTGAGCTATGTTCAAGAGTTCTTTGAGTTGCTCTTTAGATATTAAATTACATTTTG
The nucleotide sequence above comes from Mycoplasma sp. Pen4. Encoded proteins:
- a CDS encoding HAD family acid phosphatase translates to MKKINKFLLPAALAGSSLFALTAAVSCQVSKTSDDDKAKIKELQDKITELEKESSKKDIAIESIKKRAAESAPASKYGSTASSNIWNSLSADKHIATRQAYELAKISFDKMITQPNAVTNKVHVNDNNVTIDQTEGDEFIPVAFMDIDETVLNNFKYQNYLFVNQKTHSQKIFEKYTAKAISTEVQGALDFIRHVFNKGGVVMFNSNRTQLTQLEGTIQNLKNIGLEDKYINDFSWWMRGVDLSAEKPYLAPTRERNSKETRMNFINENKININGKQIQFKVVMRVGDDISDFNDDFTKSKSPYKIKLEDLTKSIEKQDEFGKLFFNMDTNVKGVKFNKTSETPSWTQEDHSESYIFIPGNATHGSWNTIVYGGHSLDYPKAVEVAKTFMWDGE
- a CDS encoding Smr/MutS family protein, translating into MRTVDLHGLRTEEAMIEVVNQLYELDNHKISSITFITGNGTGALKAALESLLEKNNYNYSIFNNGGAYIVTLKETQNNYYIEDEGVIDDEDIEDIFNDIEI
- a CDS encoding cysteine hydrolase family protein, which translates into the protein MNNKPLVIVVDMLNGFIKHGPLASKNIGEIIPTIKNVIENHDDTIFVSDHHSENDLEMKYYPEHCLAGTDESEIVDELKQFAHKIYYKNTTNAFWDLPSSLWEQYNEFIIVGCCTDICILNLAITLKTFLNKINSDKQVIVLDDAVATFDTKEHPAKKAHLSALEIMKSSGVKIQRWEQ
- the asnA gene encoding aspartate--ammonia ligase; the encoded protein is MYHSKLNIRQTQSAIQDLKLIFQEELKKHLNLTRATAPLFVAQKTGLNDGLCGEEPVWFLDHQNQERLEVVHSLAKWKRDALKKYNFLPYEGLYTDMNAIRKMENLDALHSYYVDQWDWEQVILAKDRNLDYLKKTVRKIYQVLKDTKRILKETYYQLEDELPEDIFFISAQELENLYPNKTISERERLIAKEHGAVFIYQIGHKLDSGLIHSQRAFDYDDWNLNGDLIVYSKVLDDAIELSSMGIRVDQNSIVSQSGLTKDQVIELSPYHKNIITNKLPLTIGGGIGQSRVSMFLLEKAHIGEVQASHWPEEYREEMLEKGIELL
- a CDS encoding HAD family acid phosphatase, producing the protein MKKIIKYILPVAGATSVIMPLSMVACGNTETTKTEKVEPTTPITDGAKDAKIAELEGKIATLSGEKTTLEGQVATLTSEKATLEADKARLTTERGFATEITSDLWNSFSSEKTVMGLQTYRFAKDAFDKMITQTNAELDKVQVGDTITVTAPTEGKFIPVVFMDIDDTVLNNFNFQNYNVVKNVGFDPKEWTEFVESASSKIIAGAVDFMKYVWSKGGVVMFNSNRQQATEKQGTIENLKKFGYDEKYMPSWVWWMKGVDASAEKPWDTTNGKSSKEERMKRVNTTKIDINNNSTPIQFKVVMRIGDDISDFNDNFSKSKPEGRKKAISAEDIIAELNKDSNNYGKLFGNLDPALMGVYYNPTSKTWEAEDHAESYILIAGNESYGTWVKNVLDAYVSYDGAIEKMKTWMWEGPAPKPATDATPAQ